Proteins from a genomic interval of Rubinisphaera italica:
- a CDS encoding phage portal protein: MIATAEQLGCFSGSTELQYAAAEGSTRRQAPPLNLRTEDHVLKTSARKRLISNSRDLRRNFALAGWVIRKHLDYVASFEFQMQTPNKKFNAAVEKLMKRWSKPNCDVSGRFTLRKMLRLLESKAVLDGDAGFMKVAQFRNGKRFPKLQGIEGDRLMNPDKPKDPDRWEKGIKVDSAYRHQAYGIGRRTRNGRLELERVVTASRMVWHNGYVENFDQIRGISPLAPGLNTMRDTYEGFDYALARMKIAQLFAFKITRKMEQLEEEAGGYGLKTATDEDEETGESKKYEVDFGRGPAFLDLDPGDDAAFLESAQPSDQFQSFTMHAIQMSLKALDIPFSFYSEDFTNFFGSRGALMHYERSCSDRRETLQEILRQITIWLLQIWIIDGDLELPKGWTIGDLEFYWNSVGIPWWDPAKEIKGDLMAIKAGLDTPQRICKERGRGDFYENLEELKKAKDAAEDLGLELSFDAPGEAKPKPAKEGEDDADDDEE; encoded by the coding sequence ATGATAGCAACGGCAGAACAACTGGGATGTTTTTCGGGATCGACAGAGCTGCAATATGCAGCGGCCGAGGGAAGTACGCGCCGCCAGGCACCGCCGCTGAATCTTCGCACGGAAGATCATGTTCTCAAAACATCCGCTCGCAAACGTCTGATCTCCAACTCGCGAGATCTTCGCCGCAACTTTGCCCTGGCCGGCTGGGTGATCCGGAAGCATCTCGATTATGTGGCCTCATTCGAATTCCAGATGCAGACTCCCAACAAGAAATTCAACGCCGCTGTTGAGAAGCTGATGAAGCGGTGGAGCAAACCCAACTGCGATGTTTCCGGACGCTTCACGCTTCGCAAAATGTTGCGGCTGCTCGAATCCAAAGCCGTGCTCGATGGCGATGCCGGATTTATGAAAGTTGCTCAATTCCGCAACGGAAAACGCTTCCCGAAACTGCAGGGGATCGAAGGGGACCGGTTGATGAATCCGGACAAACCCAAGGATCCGGACCGTTGGGAAAAAGGGATCAAAGTCGATTCGGCTTATCGGCATCAGGCGTACGGAATCGGACGACGAACCCGCAATGGTCGCCTGGAACTTGAACGGGTTGTCACCGCTTCGCGGATGGTGTGGCACAACGGATACGTCGAGAACTTCGACCAGATTCGCGGCATCAGTCCGCTGGCACCTGGTCTGAATACGATGCGCGACACCTATGAAGGGTTTGATTACGCTCTGGCCCGCATGAAAATCGCGCAACTGTTTGCGTTTAAGATCACGCGCAAAATGGAGCAGCTCGAAGAGGAAGCCGGTGGTTACGGACTCAAAACAGCGACTGATGAGGATGAAGAAACCGGCGAAAGCAAAAAGTATGAAGTCGATTTCGGACGCGGTCCCGCGTTCCTCGACCTCGATCCGGGAGACGATGCCGCGTTCCTGGAATCAGCTCAGCCGAGCGATCAATTCCAGTCATTCACGATGCACGCGATCCAGATGAGCCTCAAAGCACTGGATATTCCGTTCAGTTTTTACTCGGAAGATTTCACCAATTTCTTTGGCAGCCGTGGTGCTTTGATGCACTACGAACGCAGCTGCAGCGATCGCCGGGAAACGCTGCAGGAAATTCTGCGACAAATCACCATCTGGTTATTGCAGATCTGGATCATTGACGGCGATCTCGAATTGCCGAAAGGCTGGACAATCGGCGATCTGGAATTCTATTGGAACTCCGTCGGAATTCCGTGGTGGGATCCCGCCAAAGAAATCAAGGGTGATTTGATGGCCATCAAAGCCGGCCTCGATACGCCGCAAAGAATCTGCAAGGAACGCGGCCGGGGTGATTTCTACGAGAACCTCGAAGAACTCAAGAAAGCCAAGGACGCAGCCGAGGACCTCGGCCTGGAACTTTCGTTCGATGCTCCTGGAGAAGCCAAACCCAAACCAGCCAAGGAAGGCGAGGACGATGCCGACGACGATGAAGAATAG
- a CDS encoding major capsid protein, producing MADNLKTLADLLVVNTAGAADIEVSDLLNDAAILNRLAATEASDGTLHKYTKENGAPVVGFRAPNTGRDISKSTDELVTIELKILSANTRCDQAIANSYKKGGPEAYVGKEARRHLKQAFFMAEQQSIYGTGNDADGFTGLIDNDIVKFKDSDMVVDAGGDTVNGTSSVWFFVTNDEETDVTAIAGQDGKIDIGETVTIEGYDADGKGLPMYYTPIEGWMGLQVGSIHSVGRICNIDFDHPLTDELLSKLLEKFPKMPAFGAFSRTTRGQLQRSRTTYSPTGMPAPLPQEYEGVPLIVAESLKNTEAVTAAAA from the coding sequence ATGGCGGACAATCTGAAAACTTTGGCCGATCTTCTGGTTGTGAATACAGCCGGTGCGGCTGACATCGAAGTCTCCGATTTACTCAACGACGCGGCGATCCTTAATCGTCTGGCCGCAACTGAGGCGAGTGATGGAACTCTTCACAAATACACCAAAGAAAACGGTGCTCCAGTAGTCGGATTCCGTGCACCTAACACCGGTCGCGACATCTCCAAATCGACTGATGAACTGGTCACAATCGAGCTGAAGATTCTCAGCGCGAACACTAGATGCGACCAGGCCATCGCCAATTCTTACAAGAAGGGAGGTCCGGAAGCTTATGTCGGGAAAGAAGCCAGACGACACCTAAAACAGGCGTTCTTCATGGCGGAACAACAGTCGATCTATGGCACTGGAAACGATGCTGATGGTTTCACGGGGCTAATCGATAATGACATCGTGAAGTTCAAAGATTCCGATATGGTCGTGGATGCCGGTGGCGACACGGTCAACGGAACCAGTTCCGTCTGGTTCTTCGTGACTAACGATGAAGAGACTGACGTCACCGCGATCGCTGGCCAGGATGGCAAAATTGACATTGGCGAGACTGTCACGATCGAAGGCTACGATGCCGACGGGAAAGGACTGCCGATGTATTACACGCCGATTGAAGGCTGGATGGGGCTGCAGGTTGGTTCGATTCATTCGGTAGGTCGGATTTGCAACATCGACTTCGATCATCCTTTGACCGACGAACTTCTGTCTAAGCTTCTTGAGAAGTTCCCCAAGATGCCCGCCTTCGGTGCATTCAGCCGCACGACCCGAGGACAGTTGCAGCGTTCACGTACGACGTACTCTCCAACGGGCATGCCAGCTCCGCTACCACAGGAATACGAAGGTGTTCCATTGATTGTCGCGGAATCGCTCAAGAATACCGAAGCGGTTACGGCTGCTGCTGCATAA
- a CDS encoding phage tail tape measure protein, with product MSARDTRAGGAYVEVYAKTTKAEQALTRVANRLKAFGAQTMTIGRNMVLGGSLAAAGLIPVITTLSTFEDQVSAVGAVSNASANDLEMLRAKAKQLGATTSFTATQVAQIMTELGRAGFTAGQVDKMTESVLALSRATGTEAAISAGIMASSIRQFGLGAEDAARVADVLTLAANSTFNTVEGLGESLKYAGPVAKSLGMSFEDTVALLGVLGNVGIQGSEAGTALRRLGVISAGSGEQLEKIFGVSNVDAANNLKPLIQILDEINEATKNMPVAERTEKMAAAFGLLGITSANVLSETAGGVTGLADKLNDVSGAAAKTAAAMDDNLGGKIRIMLSALEGSMIQLGESLTPVLEPFIQDLTTVLGKTSEWISKNEELNQSLLTVLGSVTALGGGLVVLGASVSAAGFVMKGLATAIGAVKVVLTSATVLMTGFGIALGAMALVGVIMLVSQLSDKFGALNKEMERGDELTKKLNDRTSKRQNETLAKAETFSDPKAKRGFLARELQMAKKELQGYEASVKGAQKEVDRLNASWLTLPGNKVLKVAEKELEDTQNRLDTTANYVDILQTKFNELGKKKTEADPTEMVVGPQIDPAMLDQRRDQRRDQKKNEQDSFVSQILDSVQTPEEKFEQFANDLYDALERGDISNEQYDRAYAMKRTEVLGDDGQKDLEQFADQVNRQADPLAEFQERMQQLTKAVDAGLVSQDAADKFKEEESTSLARTLGLEEASENASNKTNRAVELGSSEGLNAVLSAAFQPKSEQKNQQLLSQMVAGLLDGNVTLAQIKQTLQDGDGPETTNWGGTA from the coding sequence ATGAGTGCCAGAGACACACGAGCTGGCGGCGCCTATGTCGAGGTGTACGCCAAAACGACCAAAGCCGAGCAGGCACTCACGCGCGTGGCCAATCGTCTGAAAGCCTTTGGCGCTCAGACGATGACCATCGGACGCAATATGGTCCTGGGCGGATCTCTGGCCGCCGCTGGGCTGATTCCGGTCATTACGACGCTTTCGACGTTCGAAGATCAGGTGTCAGCGGTGGGAGCCGTCAGTAACGCCTCGGCAAACGATCTGGAAATGCTCAGAGCCAAGGCCAAGCAGCTCGGGGCCACAACCAGTTTTACGGCGACGCAAGTTGCACAAATCATGACCGAACTCGGCCGGGCCGGTTTTACCGCCGGCCAGGTCGACAAGATGACCGAATCGGTTCTCGCGTTGTCAAGAGCCACCGGCACTGAAGCGGCGATTAGTGCCGGCATCATGGCCTCGAGTATCCGACAATTCGGCCTGGGAGCCGAAGACGCGGCAAGAGTCGCCGATGTACTCACGCTCGCCGCAAACAGCACGTTCAACACCGTCGAAGGCCTCGGCGAATCGCTGAAATACGCCGGACCGGTGGCCAAATCTCTGGGAATGAGTTTTGAAGACACGGTTGCCCTGCTCGGCGTGTTGGGGAACGTCGGCATCCAGGGCTCGGAAGCTGGAACGGCCTTGCGTCGTCTCGGTGTGATCTCAGCGGGATCCGGCGAACAGTTGGAGAAAATCTTCGGTGTCTCCAACGTTGATGCGGCTAATAATCTGAAACCGTTGATTCAAATTCTCGATGAAATCAACGAAGCCACGAAAAACATGCCCGTTGCCGAGCGAACGGAAAAGATGGCAGCGGCCTTCGGTTTGTTGGGTATTACGTCGGCAAACGTGTTGTCTGAAACAGCTGGCGGTGTCACCGGCCTGGCTGACAAGCTCAATGATGTCAGCGGTGCCGCCGCAAAGACGGCCGCCGCAATGGACGACAACCTTGGCGGCAAAATCCGCATCATGCTCTCGGCCTTGGAAGGCTCGATGATTCAGCTCGGCGAATCGCTCACGCCAGTGTTAGAGCCGTTTATTCAGGATCTTACGACGGTATTGGGCAAAACGTCCGAATGGATCTCAAAGAATGAAGAACTTAACCAGTCGCTGCTGACTGTCCTGGGATCTGTTACGGCACTCGGCGGCGGACTGGTTGTCCTGGGAGCGTCTGTCTCAGCGGCGGGATTTGTAATGAAAGGTCTGGCGACGGCAATCGGTGCTGTTAAGGTTGTTCTCACCTCGGCAACGGTTCTGATGACCGGTTTCGGGATTGCATTGGGAGCGATGGCGCTTGTTGGTGTGATCATGCTGGTCTCGCAATTATCAGACAAATTCGGTGCGCTGAATAAAGAAATGGAACGTGGGGATGAGCTCACTAAAAAGTTGAATGATCGCACCAGCAAAAGGCAGAATGAGACACTCGCAAAAGCCGAAACGTTCTCCGATCCCAAGGCAAAACGCGGTTTTCTGGCTCGCGAGCTTCAAATGGCAAAAAAAGAGTTACAGGGCTATGAAGCGAGCGTGAAGGGAGCTCAGAAAGAGGTCGATCGACTTAACGCGAGCTGGCTCACGTTGCCTGGAAACAAGGTTCTGAAAGTCGCTGAGAAAGAACTGGAGGACACGCAAAACCGGCTCGATACGACAGCCAATTATGTGGATATCCTGCAAACAAAATTCAATGAACTCGGCAAAAAAAAGACGGAAGCCGATCCAACAGAAATGGTTGTCGGTCCTCAAATTGATCCTGCGATGCTTGATCAAAGAAGAGATCAAAGAAGAGATCAAAAAAAGAACGAACAGGATTCATTCGTTTCTCAAATCCTCGATTCCGTCCAGACTCCCGAAGAGAAGTTCGAGCAGTTCGCCAACGATCTGTACGACGCTCTGGAGCGTGGTGACATCTCCAACGAACAGTACGACCGCGCCTACGCGATGAAGCGAACCGAAGTACTCGGCGACGACGGCCAAAAAGATCTGGAACAATTCGCCGACCAGGTGAATCGGCAAGCCGATCCGCTGGCTGAATTTCAAGAACGGATGCAGCAGCTCACCAAAGCGGTCGATGCCGGCCTGGTCTCGCAAGACGCGGCCGACAAATTCAAAGAAGAAGAATCAACATCACTGGCCAGAACACTCGGCCTCGAAGAGGCCAGCGAGAACGCCAGCAATAAAACGAACCGAGCCGTCGAACTCGGATCCTCTGAAGGTTTGAACGCGGTTCTCTCAGCGGCCTTTCAGCCGAAGTCAGAACAGAAGAATCAGCAACTGCTCTCACAGATGGTCGCCGGTCTGCTCGATGGCAATGTCACACTCGCGCAGATCAAACAGACTCTGCAGGACGGCGACGGTCCCGAAACAACCAATTGGGGAGGAACCGCATGA